The Blastocatellia bacterium genome has a segment encoding these proteins:
- a CDS encoding FxLYD domain-containing protein translates to MFESPLESEAKLSRGRSIKIVAITAAVFAVLLAVFLYLNHRYESKATIESEPYRAGSPEFDSYLKFVELEQQDPQGSENLLGQIIVVANAILHNRGDKTLNHVEVRAVVYDAAGNEIAERTARPVPRVRRQLAPGESMLVRVNVDSIPAGSVPAAAQVVLTGLRFKP, encoded by the coding sequence ATGTTTGAATCGCCGCTGGAGTCGGAAGCAAAGTTGTCGCGTGGCCGCTCCATCAAAATTGTCGCCATCACGGCAGCCGTGTTCGCCGTCTTGCTGGCTGTCTTTCTCTACCTGAACCACCGCTACGAATCCAAGGCGACGATCGAATCGGAGCCATACCGCGCTGGCTCGCCTGAGTTCGATTCGTATTTGAAATTCGTCGAGCTGGAACAACAAGACCCACAAGGTTCGGAGAACTTGTTGGGACAGATCATCGTGGTCGCCAACGCGATTTTACACAATCGCGGTGATAAGACGTTGAATCATGTCGAAGTGCGCGCGGTCGTTTACGATGCAGCCGGTAATGAAATCGCCGAGCGCACAGCGCGGCCTGTCCCGCGCGTGCGTCGGCAACTGGCGCCGGGCGAATCCATGCTGGTGCGGGTGAACGTGGATAGCATCCCGGCAGGCTCGGTCCCGGCAGCCGCGCAAGTCGTGTTGACCGGCTTGCGATTCAAGCCGTGA